From the genome of Apodemus sylvaticus chromosome 3, mApoSyl1.1, whole genome shotgun sequence, one region includes:
- the LOC127680405 gene encoding PRAME family member 12-like: MNFKTPPTIQQLAKQSLLKDEALTVYALKDMKEELFPPLFKDAFSSKQHNILRQMVAAWPFPCLPVGALMKTPDLETLKAMLDGLDLLMRQKVRPRRWNLQVLDLRDANDNFWNVWDGIEDGACPPDFSETQLLRNHPIQWGTQAVTVWINLYVNPRHTIEYNEYFYEWAKKRKDVQVNCQKVMFLPNPYYNPWHLLEIVEPSSIQELEVYKHFNLDTLAMIASDLGQMRNLQKFLLNNVHISLEQSGNKDMEDRCIRMIIPHFSKLHKLQHLYLNDVCFVNEHLDEVLRCLENPLETLAITRCKLSESDMRCLSQCPRVYQLKHLDLSGIDFINLSHEFLGRLLKRLTATLQKLELKGCMITDFQIDVLLPALSQCTQLTEVDFQMNFLSKNSLEKLLQHTANLRQLTKEMYSAPYEVYDELGNVLPQKFAQYCSELMVTLNVIRQPKEICFVSNICAGCGGLCVYNMEATLCFCWQREWSLLDSEKGKPELK, translated from the exons ATGAACTTCAAGACCCCTCCCACGATCCAGCAGCTGGCAAAACAAAGCCTGCTGAAAGATGAAGCCTTGACAGTCTATGCTCtaaaagacatgaaagaggaGCTCTTCCCACCACTCTTCAAGGATGCATTTAGCAGCAAACAACATAACATCCTGAGGCAGatggtggcagcctggccctTCCCATGCCTTCCTGTGGGAGCTCTGATGAAGACTCCTGACTTAGAGACCTTGAAGGCTATGCTGGATGGCCTGGATTTGCTGATGAGACAAAAAGTTCGACCCAG GAGGTGGAACCTACAAGTGCTTGATTTACGAGATGCCAACGATAATTTCTGGAATGTGTGGGATGGAATAGAGGATGGTGCCTGCCCTCCAGACTTTAGCGAGACACAATTATTGAGGAATCATCCCATACAATGGGGAACACAGGCTGTGACTGTGTGGATAAACCTTTATGTGAATCCCAGGCATACAATTGaatacaatgaatatttttatgagtgggcaaagaagagaaaagatgtaCAGGTGAACTGTCAGAAGGTGATGTTTTTGCCCAACCCTTACTACAACCCCTGGCATCTTCTGGAAATAGTTGAGCCAAGTTCTATCCAGGAATTGGAAGTGTATAAACACTTCAACCTGGACACTCTTGCAATGATAGCCTCTGACCTGGGCCAGATGAGAAACCTTCAAAAATTCCTTCTCAATAATGTCCACATATCTTTGGAACAGTCTGGAAATAAAGACATGGAAGACCGGTGTATAAGAATGATCATTCCCCATTTCTCCAAACTCCACAAGCTCCAGCATCTCTATTTGAATGACGTCTGCTTTGTGAATGAACATCTGGATGAAGTGCTCAG GTGCTTAGAGAATCCCTTAGAGACCCTTGCAATCACTCGCTGCAAGCTGTCAGAATCAGATATGAGGTGTCTGTCCCAGTGTCCAAGAGTCTATCAGCTCAAACACCTGGATCTGAGTGGCATCGACTTTATAAATTTAAGTCATGAATTTCTAGGAAGACTTCTAAAACGACTGACAGCTACACTGCAGAAGCTAGAGTTGAAGGGCTGTATGATCACGGACTTCCAAATCGATGTCCTCCTGCCTGCTCTGAGCCAATGCACCCAGCTCACTGAGGTTGATTTTCAGATGAACTTCTTATCTAAGAACAGCCTGGAGAAGCTACTGCAGCACACTGCCAACCTGAGACAGCTGACCAAGGAAATGTACTCTGCACCCTATGAGGTCTATGATGAATTAGGTAATGTCCTCCCACAAAAATTTGCACAATATTGTTCTGAGCTAATGGTCACACTCAATGTTATACGTCAGCCAAAAGAGATCTGCTTTGTGAGTAACATTTGTGCAGGTTGTGGAGGACTCTGTGTCTACAACATGGAGGCCACACTATGTTTCTGTTGGCAACGAGAGTGGTCACTTCTGGACTCTGAGAAAGGAAAGCCAGAACTCAAGTGA